The Flavivirga eckloniae genomic interval ACAATATCTTCGGCCTGTTCTATATCACCGCACTTGTAATAAATAAAGTTTCGTAAAGTTTCCGAATGCTCATTAAAAATCGACTCATATGTTTTTTCTTCACAAACGGATCGTGTTTCCTTACTCATCAGTAAATCAATAGTTACAATTTTTTGTTCAAATCTAAAGATTATTTAACAACTGAAAAGGGAATTAGTTTTTTTAACTTTTCTTTTAATAAGAAACGTTAAAACAGAAAATAAAGTGTCAAATTTTGTAAAATTTTAAGAACACCATGTTAACTGCCCAATGATTCACTTGCGATAGTATTATCAATTTTGGCACAAGATGTTTTATTTGTTTAAACTTCGTAAATAAGCACCTAAATAAAAAAACACTTGCATTCATGTATTCATTTTTATTTGAACAAAATAGTAGGGTAAAAATCTAGCTTCCTGTTCTAGGAACAATAAAAATCATTAAAAAAATTGAAAACATGAAAAATTTATTAAAATTATTACCTGTACTTTTTTTGTTTGCCACTGTATTGGTTGCATGCGATAAAGATGACGACCCTGTTATTAAATCTCCAAAATTAACTGCGGTTAAGTATAACCCAAACAGTATAACAAGTAAACCTAAAATTGCTTTTAAGAGCTCGGCAATTGAAATAACTCCTGATAAAGCCAAAGCTACTTTTACAATTAAAGACATAAAAAAAGACGGGGAGAAGTTTACAAATCCAGGTAAAAAAGAAGGGTTTCAGATCGATGCTAACGGAAAAGTTTTTGCCGATAAAGATCATAAATTAGGAAATGGTGTTTACGTTGTAACCGTGTCTGCAAAAGATGCGTCGGATAGTAAAAACGTAAAAACAACAACTATAAAAGTTATTATTAGCGATTTAGAAAAACTAACTTCCATTGTCTATGACCCAAACAACATTACAGGAAAACTTAAAAAAGATTTTAAGAGTTCGGCAGTTAAAATAACTCCAACCAAGGCACAAGCGACTTTTACAATTAGTAAAATAACTAAAGATGAAAAAGATTTTACAAATCCTGGAGAAGGAAAAGGATTTAAGATTGATGCTTCAAAAGGGGAAGTTTATGCCGAAACAGAACATAAATTAGAAAAAGCCACTTACGTTGTAACCGTTACAGCAAAAGACAAACTAGATAACGACGTGGTTAAAACAACAACATTAAAAGTGGTTATCGATTAAGCTTTTTAAATTATAACCAA includes:
- a CDS encoding cadherin repeat domain-containing protein; amino-acid sequence: MKNLLKLLPVLFLFATVLVACDKDDDPVIKSPKLTAVKYNPNSITSKPKIAFKSSAIEITPDKAKATFTIKDIKKDGEKFTNPGKKEGFQIDANGKVFADKDHKLGNGVYVVTVSAKDASDSKNVKTTTIKVIISDLEKLTSIVYDPNNITGKLKKDFKSSAVKITPTKAQATFTISKITKDEKDFTNPGEGKGFKIDASKGEVYAETEHKLEKATYVVTVTAKDKLDNDVVKTTTLKVVID